In a single window of the Roseiconus lacunae genome:
- a CDS encoding RusA family crossover junction endodeoxyribonuclease, with protein MFKLKLPFPPTVNTYWRHVGQRVLISRRGRNYRKQVMEYLRTRDIETLTGPLSVNIELYTPDRRRRDVDNVLKAILDSLQWGGVYEDDTQIFRLAIEKILPEVKPKGKLKRRTREEIEAGVELPKQFEGEALIWVIPLIEEAKPNLERICLQCNRPFSSSGPANRICGDCKRGQSEMSPNAVPRWLGKRHNGKAL; from the coding sequence ATGTTCAAACTCAAGTTGCCTTTCCCACCAACGGTTAACACCTACTGGCGACACGTAGGCCAGCGGGTGCTGATTAGTCGTCGCGGACGTAACTATCGCAAGCAAGTCATGGAGTATTTGCGGACACGCGACATCGAAACACTCACCGGCCCGCTGTCGGTCAACATCGAGCTCTACACACCCGATCGACGACGACGCGACGTCGACAACGTCCTCAAAGCGATCTTGGACTCGCTTCAGTGGGGCGGCGTGTATGAAGACGATACTCAGATCTTTCGTTTAGCGATTGAAAAGATCCTTCCGGAAGTCAAACCGAAGGGAAAGCTGAAACGTCGAACACGCGAAGAGATTGAGGCGGGCGTGGAACTTCCCAAGCAATTCGAAGGCGAGGCTCTAATCTGGGTAATTCCGCTTATCGAAGAGGCCAAGCCAAACCTCGAACGAATCTGCCTGCAGTGCAACCGGCCGTTCTCGTCCAGCGGACCGGCCAACCGAATTTGTGGTGATTGCAAGCGGGGCCAGTCAGAGATGTCGCCGAACGCCGTCCCGAGATGGCTTGGTAAACGTCACAACGGAAAGGCACTCTGA
- a CDS encoding DUF669 domain-containing protein, translating into MANLQGFDANEVEPANDLEPIPVGKYVAVITDSEMKPTKSGAGSYLQLTFQIIEGDHSGRLLWVRLNLDNPNGTAVEIARRELSSICRAVGVLAPTDSTDLHNLPCIIHVRVKRRSDTGELQNEVKGYSKRDPGSGTLETASPVGVGPQSAASTEAPWKR; encoded by the coding sequence ATGGCCAACCTACAAGGCTTTGACGCCAACGAAGTCGAACCAGCCAACGATCTCGAACCGATTCCCGTGGGCAAGTATGTCGCCGTCATCACCGACAGCGAAATGAAACCCACCAAATCCGGGGCCGGCTCGTATCTTCAGCTCACGTTCCAGATCATCGAAGGTGATCATTCCGGACGTTTGTTGTGGGTGCGACTGAATCTCGACAATCCCAACGGTACGGCTGTCGAAATTGCACGCCGGGAACTCTCATCGATCTGCCGCGCGGTCGGTGTGCTCGCCCCGACGGATTCCACCGACCTGCACAACTTACCGTGCATCATCCACGTTCGCGTCAAGCGTCGTAGCGACACAGGTGAGTTGCAAAACGAGGTGAAGGGCTACAGCAAGCGGGATCCGGGTAGCGGAACTCTGGAAACCGCCAGCCCGGTAGGCGTTGGTCCTCAGTCCGCCGCCTCGACCGAGGCGCCTTGGAAGCGATAG